A genomic segment from Nicotiana tabacum cultivar K326 chromosome 7, ASM71507v2, whole genome shotgun sequence encodes:
- the LOC107783221 gene encoding solute carrier family 40 member 3, chloroplastic-like: MAVVVSHAFLAVRQVPFMSSSSFRIRPCFSSRRWLTTPRFTPQRVGSFSSRCSINTDVLTDIATDEEVRDDVATDDFGCSVPVIHLKSDILETEALNLLAKGTFVDTLLTTLPVLTEEEQNIIAATPAHPAGLYALYASCLAGNLVEQLWNIASPAAIALIHPSLLPVALMAFVAKLAVIGGGPLVGKLMDHFPRVPAYNCLSIVQTAAQLVSVGMIIHGHTLHPTSASSLLFRPWFVVLVLAGAVERLSGLALGVAVERDWVVLLAGTNRPVVLAQANAILSRIDLLCEIAGAALFGILLSKYEPVLCLKIAAGLMIGALPVLVSLTWLTNKLSSGVLDRAVQTCCSCSSERSLLESENIVRVGLEAIKHGWFEYVKQPVLPASIAYVLLYFNVVLAPGGLMTAFLTQQGLNPSVIGGFSGICALMGVAATFVSAKMVKHLGILRAGAAGLIFQASLLTTAVAVYWSGSLSQQTPVFFFLALVVLSRLGHMSYDVIGQQILQTGIPASKANLIGTTEVAVASLAESIMLGVAIIVNDVSHFGFLATLSLVSVVGAACLYCRWLESPTDTQRTLFSFSPHF, translated from the exons ATGGCGGTTGTTGTTTCTCACGCTTTCCTTGCTGTTCGTCAAGTTCCGTTCATGTCGTCGTCTTCCTTTAGAATACGCCCTTGCTTCTCTTCTCGTCGATGGTTAACTACTCCTCGCTTTACCCCTCAAAG GGTTGGAAGTTTTAGCTCTAGATGTTCCATAAATACTGACGTCTTAACTGACATTGCAACTGATGAAGAGGTTCGGGATGATGTTGCAACTGATGATTTCGGCTGTTCAGTACCTGTTATTCATCTCAAATCTGATATCCTGGAAACTGAAGCACTAAACCTGCTAGCTAAGGGCACATTCGTGGACACTCTCTTGACAACATTGCCT GTCCTAACGGAGGAGGAGCAGAATATTATTGCTGCAACACCTGCTCATCCAGCAGGGTTATACG CTTTATATGCTAGTTGCCTGGCTGGGAATTTGGTGGAACAACTTTGGAATATTGCCTCGCCTGCTGCTATTGCATTGATTCATCCTAGTCTTCTTCCTGTAGCACTAATGGCTTTCGTTGCTAAG CTTGCTGTAATTGGTGGAGGTCCTCTGGTTGGCAAGCTTATGGATCACTTTCCGAGGGTACCTGCATATAATTGTCTATCTATAGTCCAG ACAGCTGCCCAGTTGGTGTCTGTTGGAATGATTATACATGGTCATACTCTTCATCCAACATCTGCATCATCTTTACTTTTCCGTCCTTGGTTTGTTGTGCTTGTTCTAGCGGGAGCTGTTGAGAGGCTATCTGGGTTGGCATTGGGGGTCGCAGTGGAGCGTGATTGGGTTGTTTTG TTAGCTGGAACTAATCGCCCAGTTGTTCTTGCTCAAGCAAATGCTATTCTAAGCCGTATTGACCTCTTATGCGAG ATTGCTGGTGCGGCATTGTTTGGCATTCTTCTGTCTAAATATGAACCAGTTTTATGCTTAAAAATTGCTGCCGGTTTGATGATTGGGGCACTTCCTGTTTTG GTATCTCTGACATGGCTAACCAACAAGCTTTCCTCTGGGGTTCTTGACCGTGCTGTGCAAACTTGTTGCAGTTGTTCCTCCGAGCGGTCTTTACTAGAATCTGAAAATATAG TGAGAGTGGGTCTGGAAGCTATAAAGCATGGATGGTTTGAATATGTCAAACAACCTGTTCTTCCAGCAAGCATAGCCTATGTGCTTTTGTACTTCAATGTTGTTCTTGCACCTGGTGGTTTAATGACAGCATTCTTAACACAGCAAG GTTTAAATCCATCTGTTATTGGGGGCTTCAGTGGAATATGTGCTTTAATGGGCGTCGCAGCAACATTTGTCTCTGCAAAGATGGTCAAGCACCTTGGCATCTTAAGG GCTGGAGCTGCTGGCCTAATTTTCCAGGCTTCGCTTCTGACCACAGCTGTTGCTGTCTACTGGAGTGGATCTCTTTCTCAGCAGACTCCCGTTTTCTTTTTCTTGGCTTTAGTT GTATTGTCAAGACTGGGACACATGTCCTATGATGTCATTGGGCAACAGATTCTACAAACTGGAATACCTGCATCTAAGGCTAATCTTATCGGAACAACCGAGGTTGCTGTTGCAAGTTTAGCAGAATCAATCATGTTAGGAGTTGCAATAATTGTTAATGATGTCTCACATTTTGGATTTCTAGCGACACTTTCCCTTGTATCAGTAGTTGGGGCAGCATGTCTATACTGTAGATGGTTGGAAAGTCCGACAGATACACAAAGGACTCTTTTCTCTTTTAGCCCTCATTtttga
- the LOC107783219 gene encoding putative high mobility group B protein 11 isoform X2, whose translation MKVCFSATVQFLSMAAEDQKNKKNKTIITEKKIYGEDKYSGAGSNYACSFWSPVVTGNLSAMQSGQSSYNGKDGFYERLNKLNESSGLSLIFNFRETALDLYLFYEEVTKRGGFNQVTRDAKWGEVASYLHVRSNVVMFPTQLQKVYENLLLQFEQMYYYRSREKATIPPPSHQVSGAARAVSLKDYNLSLGSGDSINDSAGKRKYCDWSSPVVLPHSDDKNGPVEKRKCTNDCCSVSTGPETPEQKSQVSATNTYLKKDPSAPIRTRSGYQIYLKLECERLKKVLGESSGSKKIREMAISSWRTLSENDRKPYIEASNKDRERYYREMSAYKQRTKKETVKDQNSYSSSALSIINFGAPPETDNAYYVTLQADAGSNIVPDESLIESTAQMLENANQSDPIFQIDNWGCFT comes from the exons ATGAAAGTGTGTTTCTCTGCTACTGTGCAGTTTCTCAGCATGGCGGCAGAGGATcagaaaaacaagaagaataaGACCATTATAACGGAGAAGAAAATCTACGGCGAAGATAAGTATTCCGGTGCCGGAAGTAATTATGCATGTAGCTTCTGGTCGCCTGTAGTTACCGGCAATCTCTCGGCAATGCAGAGTGGACAGAGTTCCTATAATGGAAAGGATGGCTTCTATGAAAGGCTTAACAAGTTAAACGAGTCCTCAGGACTTAGTCTCAT CTTTAACTTTAGAGAAACAGCCTTGGATTTGTATCTTTTCTATGAAGAAGTCACTAAAAGAGGTGGATTTAATCAG GTTACTAGGGATGCCAAGTGGGGTGAAGTTGCATCTTATTTGCATGTGAGAAGCAACGTCGTAATGTTCCCTACTCAACTTCAGAAGGTCTACGaaaatcttcttctccaatttgAGCAAATGTATTACTATAGAAGTCGAGAAAAAGCAACTATACCACCACCTAGTCATCAAGTTTCTGGTGCTGCTAGGGCAGTTTCATTAAAAG ATTATAATCTTTCTTTAGGTTCTGGGGATAGCATAAATGACTCGGCGGGGAAAAGGAAATATTGTGATTGGTCATCTCCTGTGGTGTTACCACACTCTGATGATAAGAACGGTCCAGTAGAAAAAAGGAAGTGCACTAATGATTGTTGCTCAGTTTCAACAG GGCCAGAGACACCAGAGCAAAAATCTCAGGTTTCAGCAACCAACACTTATCTGAAGAAAGACCCCAGTGCCCCAATAAGAACAAGGAGTGGATATCAGATATACCTCAAGTTGGAATGTGAAAGACTAAAGAAAGTACTCGGGGAGAGTTCTGGTTctaagaaaataagagaaatggCAATCAGTAGTTGGAGGACTTTATCTGAAAATGACCGAAAG CCTTATATTGAGGCAAGTAACAAGGACAGGGAAAGATATTACAGAGAAATGTCTGCTTATAAACAGCGTACGAAGAAGGAAACTGTAAAGGATCAAAACTCTTACAGCAGTTCAGCCCTTAGTATTATCAACTTTGGTGCACCACCAGAAACTGATAACGCGTACTATGTAACTTTGCAAGCTGATGCTGGAAGCAACATTGTCCCTGATGAATCCTTGATTGAGTCCACGGCACAAATGTTGGAGAACGCTAACCAAAGTGATCCTATATTTCAGATAGATAATTGGGGCTGTTTTACATAG
- the LOC107783219 gene encoding putative high mobility group B protein 11 isoform X1, producing MKVCFSATVQFLSMAAEDQKNKKNKTIITEKKIYGEDKYSGAGSNYACSFWSPVVTGNLSAMQSGQSSYNGKDGFYERLNKLNESSGLSLIFNFRETALDLYLFYEEVTKRGGFNQVTRDAKWGEVASYLHVRSNVVMFPTQLQKVYENLLLQFEQMYYYRSREKATIPPPSHQVSGAARAVSLKDYNLSLGSGDSINDSAGKRKYCDWSSPVVLPHSDDKNGPVEKRKCTNDCCSVSTVGPETPEQKSQVSATNTYLKKDPSAPIRTRSGYQIYLKLECERLKKVLGESSGSKKIREMAISSWRTLSENDRKPYIEASNKDRERYYREMSAYKQRTKKETVKDQNSYSSSALSIINFGAPPETDNAYYVTLQADAGSNIVPDESLIESTAQMLENANQSDPIFQIDNWGCFT from the exons ATGAAAGTGTGTTTCTCTGCTACTGTGCAGTTTCTCAGCATGGCGGCAGAGGATcagaaaaacaagaagaataaGACCATTATAACGGAGAAGAAAATCTACGGCGAAGATAAGTATTCCGGTGCCGGAAGTAATTATGCATGTAGCTTCTGGTCGCCTGTAGTTACCGGCAATCTCTCGGCAATGCAGAGTGGACAGAGTTCCTATAATGGAAAGGATGGCTTCTATGAAAGGCTTAACAAGTTAAACGAGTCCTCAGGACTTAGTCTCAT CTTTAACTTTAGAGAAACAGCCTTGGATTTGTATCTTTTCTATGAAGAAGTCACTAAAAGAGGTGGATTTAATCAG GTTACTAGGGATGCCAAGTGGGGTGAAGTTGCATCTTATTTGCATGTGAGAAGCAACGTCGTAATGTTCCCTACTCAACTTCAGAAGGTCTACGaaaatcttcttctccaatttgAGCAAATGTATTACTATAGAAGTCGAGAAAAAGCAACTATACCACCACCTAGTCATCAAGTTTCTGGTGCTGCTAGGGCAGTTTCATTAAAAG ATTATAATCTTTCTTTAGGTTCTGGGGATAGCATAAATGACTCGGCGGGGAAAAGGAAATATTGTGATTGGTCATCTCCTGTGGTGTTACCACACTCTGATGATAAGAACGGTCCAGTAGAAAAAAGGAAGTGCACTAATGATTGTTGCTCAGTTTCAACAG TAGGGCCAGAGACACCAGAGCAAAAATCTCAGGTTTCAGCAACCAACACTTATCTGAAGAAAGACCCCAGTGCCCCAATAAGAACAAGGAGTGGATATCAGATATACCTCAAGTTGGAATGTGAAAGACTAAAGAAAGTACTCGGGGAGAGTTCTGGTTctaagaaaataagagaaatggCAATCAGTAGTTGGAGGACTTTATCTGAAAATGACCGAAAG CCTTATATTGAGGCAAGTAACAAGGACAGGGAAAGATATTACAGAGAAATGTCTGCTTATAAACAGCGTACGAAGAAGGAAACTGTAAAGGATCAAAACTCTTACAGCAGTTCAGCCCTTAGTATTATCAACTTTGGTGCACCACCAGAAACTGATAACGCGTACTATGTAACTTTGCAAGCTGATGCTGGAAGCAACATTGTCCCTGATGAATCCTTGATTGAGTCCACGGCACAAATGTTGGAGAACGCTAACCAAAGTGATCCTATATTTCAGATAGATAATTGGGGCTGTTTTACATAG